The following proteins come from a genomic window of Spea bombifrons isolate aSpeBom1 chromosome 10, aSpeBom1.2.pri, whole genome shotgun sequence:
- the CETP gene encoding cholesteryl ester transfer protein gives MWIAVIFCAALLRISSACEFSPSSPLETAIVCRVTKPAALVLNEQTAQVIQAAFRHATYPDINGEKAVRFLGKVTYGLTNIQISNLSIESSHVELREDDAVNIMIRNVSASFKGTLSYGYGAWFVNVGQTIDFELFSSTDLEVNTKLTCGGKRVAADTSDCYLTFHQLLLHLHGNKQPGWIKQLFTDFISFTLKLVLKSQICKEINHVANLLADFIQDRAENFLNDGDIGVNIDITSFPVIKSNYMESHHKGLLLYKNLTVPYNGSKFSPSLLTDHKMLYFWFSEDVLNALALASFLDHRLELLLPGAELQEILKVDDTESHQEIVQEILEELSTNDSHTKIRSLAPPEIRINPKGTIVKSSVAVQLQSSSDGKPPTNKLYFETDVTVTVQASYADKKLMLHLSDSVVHIRNTTSSLQTSSNKETMRHFLHKTVTLFGIPMIMKRLEPTLTSLMNSKGLALFDIIEPEIIPNEGYLTVQLDFGFPHHLLVDFLKKSL, from the exons ATGTGGATCGCGGTTATCTTCTGTGCTGCTCTGCTGAGGATTTCATCAGCCTGCGAGTTTAGTCCGTCATCCCCTCTGGAGACTGCGATAGTCTGCAGGGTGACGAAGCCGGCTGCCTTGGTGT TGAACGAGCAAACGGCGCAGGTGATCCAGGCAGCTTTCCGGCACGCAACATATCCAGACATCAATGGAGAGAAAGCGGTCAGATTCCTGGGCAAAGTAACCTACGGTTTAACCAA CATCCAGATCAGTAATCTATCGATCGAGAGCAGCCATGTGGAGCTGAGGGAAGATGATGCCGTTAACATCATGATCCGTAACGTGAGTGCGTCGTTCAAAGGAACCCTGAGCTATGGATACGGAGCCTGGTT TGTGAATGTGGGACAAACGATTGACTTTGAACTTTTTTCCTCAACTGATTTAGAAGTGAACACTAAACTGA CTTGCGGAGGGAAGCGAGTGGCCGCCGACACGTCAGACTGTTACCTGACCTTCCATCAACTTCTGCTGCACCTCCACGGAAACAAACA GCCCGGCTGGATAAAGCAGCTATTCACagatttcatttcatttacttTAAAACTTGTTCTTAAAAGCCAG ATTTGTAAGGAAATTAACCATGTGGCCAATCTCCTTGCAGACTTTATCCAGGACAGAGcag AAAACTTCCTGAATGATGGTGATATCGGGGTGAACATCGACATCACATCTTTTCCTGTGATAAAATCTAATTACATGGAATCCCATCATAAG GGCCTTCTTCTCTATAAAAACCTCACAGTACCATATAATGGCTCTAAGTTTTCCCCTTCACTGCTAACGGATCACAAGATGCTCTACTTCTGGTTTTCCGAGGATGTCCTGAACGCGCTGGCATTGGCCTCGTTTTTGGACCATCGCTTGGAGCTTTTACTCCCAGGAGCTGAACTTCAG GAGATCCTGAAGGTTGATGACACCGAATCCCATCAGGAAATCGTACAAGAG ATCTTGGAAGAATTGTCAACCAATGACTCCCACACAAAAATTAGGAGCCTCGCACCTCCTGAGATCAGAATCAATCCAAAGGGAACAATTGTTAAATCATCTGTAGCTGTCCAACTTCAGTCATCGTCGGATGGGAAGCCTCCCACCAACAAGTTATATTTTGAAACA GATGTTACAGTCACAGTCCAGGCGTCCTACGCAGACAAGAAACTGATGCTGCACCTTTCCGATTCTGT AGTTCACATCAGGAATACCACTAGCTCCTTACAGACATCTTCG AATAAGGAAACAATGAGGCATTTTCTCCATAAAACAGTGACTTTGTTTGGAATCCCGATGATTATGAAAC GTCTAGAACCTACTTTGACATCGCTGATGAACAGTAAAGGACTTGCTTTGTTTGATATTATAGAGCCTGAGATAATTCCAAATGAG ggtTACTTGACAGTCCAGCTGGATTTTGGATTTCCTCATCATCTGCTTGTGGACTTTCTTAAGAAATCTCTCTAG